The window GGGTCAGAACAATCGATGAACTTCTCTACGCGCCTTTGCAAAAAGTGACGAAGTATGCAGAAGATAAATATGGATGGTATGAAGGAATGATCGGTAAAGCAGCATTGTTAGCGTTAAAATAATTTGTTGAATTCTTCCTATAGTAAATATATGATATTAATATGTAATAACTTCCATAAAATAAAGTCATATTTACTATAAAAGGTATCGGAGAAAAGATTATGCGTGCTGTTCAAATTACAAATGTTTGGCCTGGAGATCGACTAGGGAGGCCTATTACTGATTCATACGGCAGGGTCCTTCTGCAAAAGGGAGTCATTTTTACAGAAAAATTAATTCGAAAACTAGAGGAATTACACTTCTCATTTGTTTTCATTGATGATGAAACAACAGATGGAATCATCCCACAGTCCGGAATTAGTGAATCTTTACGCCTCGAAGCGATTGATAATGTTCGATCGGCTTTCCGTTCCATAGATGGCTATGTGCAAGGTCATATGAACCAGTACATCCTTGAGCGGACGGTTGAGTCTATTCATAGAACTGTAGTTGATTTGACCCAGGCCATCAAGGACAATGACCAAATTATATCGATTATTTCAGACATTTTCGTGTATGATAATTATTTGTATGTTCATAGTGTTAATGTCGGTTTATATACGATTGCCCTCGCTAACAAACTCGGATTCAGCGATCGTCAAATAGAGGAAATTGGAATAGGCGCCTTGTTGCACGATATTGGGAAAATGCGTGTACCCCAATCTATTCTGAACAAGCCCGATAAGCTATCTGATATGGAATATGAAGTAGTAAAAGAACATACAACTTACGGATATAATCTTTTAAAAGACGTACCGAACTTACCACCCAACATCTCATTTTGTGCCTATCAACATCATGAACGGTTAAACGGGAGTGGTTATCCATTAGGTATAGAAGGATCGAATATTCATGAATATGCAAAGATTATAGCTGTCGCTGATGTGTTTGATGCAGTAACTTCAAATCGAGTTTATCGCAAGGGAATGTTACCTCATGAAGGTTTAGAAATCTTATATTCAGGGAGTAATGGATTGTTTAAAAAAGAGTACGTAGACCTCTTCAGAAAAACGATTTCAATATATCCGAACGGAGCCTATGTTGAACTGAATGATGGCAGAAGGGGTATAGTTGCTGATCAAAGCAAGTCAATTCCTGATCGGCCAATCATCCGCATTTTAGAAGACAAAGATATGAAGTTGAATATGCATGAGATTTACGAGATTGATCTATCAGTATCACCATCCGTCATGATTTCTAAATGCAATACGAATCCAATATAAAATACATATCGAATTCCCTTCAGGTTACAAGCATATATTTTCCTGAGGGGGTTTTTTTGTGAAAATAAAACATCGTAGGCCCATGAAAAAGAGAAAACCAAAGACATTTGGTCAAATCCTCTTTATTACGTTCGTGTCTTTTTTTATTGCTATTATATTTTCATTGTGGATTATAAATAAAGGGATAGAGCCGACGTTGATTGATATTGCTGAAACAAAAACGAGGGTCTTTGCCAGAGAGGCT of the Halalkalibacillus sediminis genome contains:
- a CDS encoding HD-GYP domain-containing protein codes for the protein MRAVQITNVWPGDRLGRPITDSYGRVLLQKGVIFTEKLIRKLEELHFSFVFIDDETTDGIIPQSGISESLRLEAIDNVRSAFRSIDGYVQGHMNQYILERTVESIHRTVVDLTQAIKDNDQIISIISDIFVYDNYLYVHSVNVGLYTIALANKLGFSDRQIEEIGIGALLHDIGKMRVPQSILNKPDKLSDMEYEVVKEHTTYGYNLLKDVPNLPPNISFCAYQHHERLNGSGYPLGIEGSNIHEYAKIIAVADVFDAVTSNRVYRKGMLPHEGLEILYSGSNGLFKKEYVDLFRKTISIYPNGAYVELNDGRRGIVADQSKSIPDRPIIRILEDKDMKLNMHEIYEIDLSVSPSVMISKCNTNPI